In one window of Arachis ipaensis cultivar K30076 chromosome B06, Araip1.1, whole genome shotgun sequence DNA:
- the LOC107645921 gene encoding 60S ribosomal protein L22-2, translated as MSRGGAVGAKGKKKGATFTIDCTKPVEDKIMDIASLEKFLQERIKVGGKAGALGDSVTVSREKNKITVTSDSNFSKRYLKYLTKKYLKKHNVRDWLRVIASNKDRNVYELRYFNIAENEGEEED; from the exons ATGAGTCGAGGGGGTGCAGTTGGAGCTAAGGGAAAAAAGAAGGGTGCAACATTCACCATTGACTGCACAAAACCAGTGGAGGACAAGATTATGGACATTGCTTCTCTTGAGAAGTTCCTTCAAGAGAGGATTAAGGTTGGTGGCAAAGCTGGTGCTCTTGGTGATTCTGTCACTGTCTCCCGTGAGAAGAACAAGATCACTGTCACCTCTGACAGTAACTTCTCCAAGCG GTACTTGAAGTATTTGACAAAGAAGTACTTGAAGAAACACAATGTGCGTGATTGGCTCAGGGTGATTGCTTCTAACAAAGATAGGAATGTCTATGAACTGAGGTACTTCAACATTGCTGAGAATGAAGGAGAGGAAGAAGATTAA
- the LOC107645919 gene encoding uncharacterized protein LOC107645919 isoform X2 — translation MGLGTDKDDHVVHDGDSNPFPSVSCSICLDPVARTGDRSWANLQCGHQFHLDCIGSAFNIKGAMQCPNCRKIEKGQWLYGSRSYPEFSTDDWAHDEDLYDLSYSEMSFGVHWCPFGSLTRLPSFEEGEFSSTAYHDILGQHAIFAEHTAVSSGSHPCPYIAYFGPLHPSPSNSGRTGSETSNFSHWSNPPIPSDMPTSYAFPAMDLHYHSWEHHSPHFSSASSHLGTADHPAVSPGSQRPARGSSEVPRPGSFMHPFIVGHSSGARAGTSVASSMIPPYPGSNARAQDRVQALQAYYQPPQPPNSTSMRTPNASGTRRSNSHSGSVQLAQVSPSSDPSGGFLLIPSGSSGRNFPEEVHMPSRFQAWERDHLPSLSLNHADRESSWRAYHQAASGSEPSIRSNSFRLRHGSERMPSQNR, via the exons ATGGGTCTCGGCACCGACAAGGACGACCACGTCGTCCACGACGGAGACTCCAACCCCTTCCCATCCGTCTCTTGCTCCATTTGCCTCGACCCTGTTGCCCGCACCGGCGATAGATCCTGGGCCAACCTTCAATGCGGCCATCAATTTCACCTCG ATTGCATTGGCTCAGCCTTCAATATAAAAGGGGCAATGCAATGCCCTAATTGCCGGAAGATTGAGAAAGGTCAGTGGCTTTATGGCTCCCGGTCATATCCAGAATTCAGCACAGATGATTGGGCACACGATGAGGATCTATATGATCTTAGCTACTCTGAAATG TCCTTTGGAGTTCACTGGTGTCCTTTTGGTAGCCTGACCCGACTTCCTTCTTTTGA AGAAGGGGAATTTTCATCAACTGCAT ATCATGATATACTGGGACAACATGCTATATTTGCTGAACATACGGCCGTATCATCTGGTAGTCATCCCTGTCCGTATATAGCATACTTTGGACCATTACATCCTTCCCCCTCGAACTCTGGCAGAACTGGTTCAGAAACATCTAACTTCAGCCACTGGAGTAACCCACCTATACCTAGTGACATGCCAACGTCCTATGCATTTCCTGCCATGGATCTCCATTATCACAGTTGGGAACATCATTCGCCTCATTTTTCATCTGCAAGCAGTCACCTAGGAACTGCAGATCATCCCGCAGTATCACCTGGTAGTCAAAGGCCAGCCAGGGGTAGTTCAGAGGTTCCAAGACCAGGATCTTTTATGCATCCCTTCATTGTTGGTCATAG TTCTGGTGCTAGGGCTGGGACATCAGTTGCATCTTCAATGATACCTCCGTATCCAGGTAGCAATGCCCGGGCCCAGGACAGAGTCCAGGCTCTTCAGGCATACTATCAACCTCCACAACCTCCTAACTCTACCTCAATGCGGACGCCTAATGCCTCTGGCACTAGAAGATCCAACAGCCATAGTGGGTCGGTTCAATTAGCACAAGTTTCCCCATCATCGGACCCAAGTGGTGGCTTCTTGTTGATTCCATCAGGTTCATCAGGACGCAATTTTCCGGAAGAAGTCCATATGCCAAGTCGCTTCCAAGCATGGGAAAGAGATCATTTGCCTTCATTATCTTTGAACCACGCAGATAGAGAATCAAGTTGGAGAGCGTACCACCAGGCTGCCAGCGGATCAGAACCAAGTATTAGGTCCAACAGCTTTCGATTAAGGCACGGATCAGAAAGAATGCCTTCACAAAATCGATGA
- the LOC107645919 gene encoding uncharacterized protein LOC107645919 isoform X1, protein MGLGTDKDDHVVHDGDSNPFPSVSCSICLDPVARTGDRSWANLQCGHQFHLDCIGSAFNIKGAMQCPNCRKIEKGQWLYGSRSYPEFSTDDWAHDEDLYDLSYSEMSFGVHWCPFGSLTRLPSFDVLYKFCFSGFILFQSSRGNDNSLSSFLFREGEFSSTAYHDILGQHAIFAEHTAVSSGSHPCPYIAYFGPLHPSPSNSGRTGSETSNFSHWSNPPIPSDMPTSYAFPAMDLHYHSWEHHSPHFSSASSHLGTADHPAVSPGSQRPARGSSEVPRPGSFMHPFIVGHSSGARAGTSVASSMIPPYPGSNARAQDRVQALQAYYQPPQPPNSTSMRTPNASGTRRSNSHSGSVQLAQVSPSSDPSGGFLLIPSGSSGRNFPEEVHMPSRFQAWERDHLPSLSLNHADRESSWRAYHQAASGSEPSIRSNSFRLRHGSERMPSQNR, encoded by the exons ATGGGTCTCGGCACCGACAAGGACGACCACGTCGTCCACGACGGAGACTCCAACCCCTTCCCATCCGTCTCTTGCTCCATTTGCCTCGACCCTGTTGCCCGCACCGGCGATAGATCCTGGGCCAACCTTCAATGCGGCCATCAATTTCACCTCG ATTGCATTGGCTCAGCCTTCAATATAAAAGGGGCAATGCAATGCCCTAATTGCCGGAAGATTGAGAAAGGTCAGTGGCTTTATGGCTCCCGGTCATATCCAGAATTCAGCACAGATGATTGGGCACACGATGAGGATCTATATGATCTTAGCTACTCTGAAATG TCCTTTGGAGTTCACTGGTGTCCTTTTGGTAGCCTGACCCGACTTCCTTCTTTTGA TGTGCTATATAAATTCTGTTTCAGTGGATTCATTCTCTTCCAATCGAGTCGAGGAAATGATAACTCAttgtcttcttttcttttcagAGAAGGGGAATTTTCATCAACTGCAT ATCATGATATACTGGGACAACATGCTATATTTGCTGAACATACGGCCGTATCATCTGGTAGTCATCCCTGTCCGTATATAGCATACTTTGGACCATTACATCCTTCCCCCTCGAACTCTGGCAGAACTGGTTCAGAAACATCTAACTTCAGCCACTGGAGTAACCCACCTATACCTAGTGACATGCCAACGTCCTATGCATTTCCTGCCATGGATCTCCATTATCACAGTTGGGAACATCATTCGCCTCATTTTTCATCTGCAAGCAGTCACCTAGGAACTGCAGATCATCCCGCAGTATCACCTGGTAGTCAAAGGCCAGCCAGGGGTAGTTCAGAGGTTCCAAGACCAGGATCTTTTATGCATCCCTTCATTGTTGGTCATAG TTCTGGTGCTAGGGCTGGGACATCAGTTGCATCTTCAATGATACCTCCGTATCCAGGTAGCAATGCCCGGGCCCAGGACAGAGTCCAGGCTCTTCAGGCATACTATCAACCTCCACAACCTCCTAACTCTACCTCAATGCGGACGCCTAATGCCTCTGGCACTAGAAGATCCAACAGCCATAGTGGGTCGGTTCAATTAGCACAAGTTTCCCCATCATCGGACCCAAGTGGTGGCTTCTTGTTGATTCCATCAGGTTCATCAGGACGCAATTTTCCGGAAGAAGTCCATATGCCAAGTCGCTTCCAAGCATGGGAAAGAGATCATTTGCCTTCATTATCTTTGAACCACGCAGATAGAGAATCAAGTTGGAGAGCGTACCACCAGGCTGCCAGCGGATCAGAACCAAGTATTAGGTCCAACAGCTTTCGATTAAGGCACGGATCAGAAAGAATGCCTTCACAAAATCGATGA